The nucleotide window CGATGGATTTTCAGGGGAACTCCTTATAACCCCAGCGGAATTCCTTTGCAGGAAAATGTAAAAATCCAGTACCCTCAATAGCAGTTTTCACCGCGGGTGAAAACAAGGCTTAAGTATTTTATCGCGATAAAATTCTCCGGTGGTAGCATGAAGGTGAAGGTTGGAGTTAACGGTTACGGAACGATAGGAAAGCGCGTCGCCTACGCGGTCACGAAGCAGGACGATATGAAGCTCATGGGCGTTACCAAGACGAAGCCGGACTTTGAAGCTTACCGCGCGATGGAGCTTGGAATTCCGGTTTATGCTGCCAGCGAGGAGTTCCTGCCAAGGTTCGAGAAGGCGGGCTTTGAGGTGGCAGGAACACTCGGTGACCTCCTTGAGGAGGTTGACGTCATTGTGGATGCCACCCCTGGGGGAATGGGAGCCAAAAACAAGGAGCTCTACGAGGAGGCAGGGGTTAAGGCGATTTTCCAGGGTGGCGAGAAGGCTAGCGTCGCGGAGGTTTCCTTCGTGGCTCAGGCCAACTACGAGAAAGCATTGGGGAAGGACTACGTCCGCGTTGTCTCGTGCAACACCACGGGCCTTACCAGAACCCTCTCAGCGATTCAGGAGTACATAGACTACGTCTACGCAGTTATGATTAGAAGGGCCGCCGACCCGAACGACTCCAAGCGCGGACCTGTGAATGCGATAACGCCGAGCGTAGCGGTTCCTTCGCACCACGGCCCTGATGTTCAAACGGTGATTCCGATAAACATTGAAACGAGCGCCTTTGTTGTTCCGACCACGCTCATGCACGTTCACAGCATAATGGTCGAGCTGAAGAAGCCGCTCGAATCCAAGGACGTCGTTGAGGTCTTCGAGAACACCACAAGGGTTCTCCTCTTCGAGAAGGAGAAGGGCTTTGACAGCACGGCCCAGCTTATAGAGTTCGCCCGTGACCTGCACCGCGAGTGGAACAACCTCTACGAGATTGCCGTCTGGAAGGAGAGCGTAAGTGTGAGAAGAAACAGGCTCTTCTACATCCAGGCGGTTCACCAGGAGAGCGACGTCGTTCCGGAGAACATAGACGCGATAAGGGCCATGTTTGAGATGGCCGACAAGTGGGAGAGCATAAGGAAGACGAACGAGAGCCTGGGGATTTTGAAGTGATTACAGCCCCAATTTTTTCTTGATTTCCTCAGGGGTTAGCCTCTTAACCACCACATCCTTCTCCCTGCTCGTCTCACCCCTGACGAGCTCAACCTCCGCACCGAGAACCTTCGAGAGGAACCTGACGAGTTCTTTGTTGGCTTTTCCATCTACGGGCGGGGCCTTGATTTTGACCTTTAAGCGACCGCGCCACTCATCAACGCCTTCAATCTCGTTCCTCTTCGCCTTCGGCTGGACGTAAACGAGTAGAATCGTCCCGTCCTTGGTCTCCTTCAGGAACTTCGCGCTCATTATCAATCCCTCCAGTTGTATCTCCACACGATATCTGGCGGGAACTCATTCCGTTTAATCTTTTCGATGATTTCCCTCGCAACGCGGTAGGCGAAGTCAAAGGTCTCCCCCTCAATCACTCCGTAGTTAAGTGCCATCTCAAGCTCGTCTTCATCGAGGAGGAAGGCCTCGCCACTCGGGAAGACGAAGATGTCAAGGAAAAGGTCTAGCATCTCAAGGGTGTTTCCTTCCCTCTTTGTGTAAGCCAGAACGTCGATGTAGAGGCCTTTGAAGTTTCCCTTCTCGTCGTAGACCTTCAGGATGTCGTAGTTCTCTCCGACAAAGGCAAAATAGAGCATATTATAACCGTTCTTGATTACCTCGACGCCGTTCACTCTCAGCGGGGCAAGCATGCCCTCAAAGCGGGATTTGGCAACTATGACATCTCCCAAATCAGCGACTACCTCGTCATCGCGCTCAAGAATCCTGTTTGGAAGGCGACGGTAGATGAGGTGGAGCTTCCCGGCCATGATACCCCCAAGGGGGATGGGACTGAACCTTTTTATATTTTCACAACTTCAGTGTTTATTGATGACAGGGATTACCCTTTCCGAGGTTGAGAGTATTCTTAGAACACATAAGGAGGATCTCCGCAGGAGATTCGGAGTCAGCTCAATCGCTATATTCGGCTCCTATGCAAGGGGAGA belongs to Thermococcus camini and includes:
- a CDS encoding phosphorylating glyceraldehyde-3-phosphate dehydrogenase; translation: MKVKVGVNGYGTIGKRVAYAVTKQDDMKLMGVTKTKPDFEAYRAMELGIPVYAASEEFLPRFEKAGFEVAGTLGDLLEEVDVIVDATPGGMGAKNKELYEEAGVKAIFQGGEKASVAEVSFVAQANYEKALGKDYVRVVSCNTTGLTRTLSAIQEYIDYVYAVMIRRAADPNDSKRGPVNAITPSVAVPSHHGPDVQTVIPINIETSAFVVPTTLMHVHSIMVELKKPLESKDVVEVFENTTRVLLFEKEKGFDSTAQLIEFARDLHREWNNLYEIAVWKESVSVRRNRLFYIQAVHQESDVVPENIDAIRAMFEMADKWESIRKTNESLGILK
- a CDS encoding DUF402 domain-containing protein, which translates into the protein MAGKLHLIYRRLPNRILERDDEVVADLGDVIVAKSRFEGMLAPLRVNGVEVIKNGYNMLYFAFVGENYDILKVYDEKGNFKGLYIDVLAYTKREGNTLEMLDLFLDIFVFPSGEAFLLDEDELEMALNYGVIEGETFDFAYRVAREIIEKIKRNEFPPDIVWRYNWRD
- a CDS encoding DUF167 domain-containing protein encodes the protein MSAKFLKETKDGTILLVYVQPKAKRNEIEGVDEWRGRLKVKIKAPPVDGKANKELVRFLSKVLGAEVELVRGETSREKDVVVKRLTPEEIKKKLGL